Within Dictyostelium discoideum AX4 chromosome 4 chromosome, whole genome shotgun sequence, the genomic segment aaataatttatttattgttttattattgttttttatttatttatttatttattttatttatttattttttttttttggaaaattgaacaggaaaaacaaaatttaattatttatatattctaTGATTCCTTTAATTGATGAGTTTTGCAATTCATCTTGAGTTATTTCcacattattaatataaaaaaaaaaaaaaaaaaaaaaacttaattaTAGTactaaattttttaagaaattgattttatttttatttattttacaattttaccATCATTTTACCAGTATTTGTACCTTTGAATAATGCAAGAAAAGATGGCACCAATTGATCGAAACCATTATTAATGGTGTGTCTATCTTTGAGTTGACCAGATTTATACCATTGAGCCAATTCTTTTAATGCTTCAGCATGTTTGCTTGCATAGTTTGCAACGATGAAACCTTGTAATTTTGAGGAAGTTTTCAAGAGATAACCTTCAATACGTGGGCCAACATCCTTTTCAGTAGAGTTGTATTGTGAGATTACACCGCATAGTGGAATACGGGCAAACTTATTCAAGTGTGGCCAAATTGCATCAGatacaacaccaccaacattCTCCCAATATATATCAACACCATTTGGAATTGCTTTTGCTATATCGTCTTTATAAGTTGGTGAATTGTAATTTACACCGACATCAAAACCTAATTCATCGACGATGTATTTTATCTTCTCTTCGGAACCTACGATACCTACAACTCTGCAACCTTTGATTTTACCAATTTGACCGACCAATTGACCTACTGCACCGGCTGCAGCGCTGATTACCATGGTTTCACCTTGTTTTGGTTCTGCGATCTCTTTGAGACCGTGATAAGCTGTTAATCCGACCATACCCAAAACTGAGAGGAATGATTCCAATGGCGCTAATGTTGTATCGATTTTATTTGCATATGGACTGTTTGAATTGTAGATGAATTCAGATTGCCATGGTAAATGACCCATAATGTAATCACCTACTGAATACTTTGATGCTGAGCCTGCTTTTGTAACTTTACCAATAGCATATCCAACAATTGgtttaccaatttcaaatggtGGGATATATGATTTACGTGTTGTCATACGACCTCTCATATATGGGTCTGGTGAAACTATCTCTAATTTTACTACTActtcttcattttttaattcttcaattgaaaattcaaaagtTTTCTCTTCAAAATCCTCCAAAGTTGGTGTACCACTTTCGATgtgattttttaatacaatttGTTTACTAAGAaccatattttttatttttattttatttatttatttatttattataaataattattatattacttttataattagttttttatttatttattttattttattttttaatcttttgttgagtgaaaatataaaaaaaaaataaaaaagaaatctttttttatactaaaaaaaaaaaaaaattaaattaaaaaaaaaaaaaaaaaattaaattaaaaaaaaactttttggatatttttatttttttatttttttttttttctaaaggGTAAAAATTGTTGTCATTTTAAAATGACGATTTccaaaaatatgaaaaagtaaaaaagataaagaactAATCTTTCcctattctttaaaatttcatcacGGGTTaacatatttatatattattctTTGTgacaataattattttgtaggcattctttaaaaaaatgaaaaatatggGATATTTTGGCATTggaatgataaaaaaataaaaaataaaaatgaaaataaaaaataaaaataaatttttttttttttttttttttttttttttgtttgaaaaTCATTAATGCTGGGAAAAAGTAGGTGTGaatactttttaaatttcaaaaaaaaaaaaaaaaaaaaaaataaaaataaaattttttatttttattttttaaaaagtattaaaaagTAGGAAGTATACTTTTTTtgacttttttaaaatatcaattgaCTACTCTTGCAACTTTTTTggttcttttaatttaagaaacaaaaaaaaaaaattgaaaaaataaaaataaataaaaaaataaaaaaataaaaaaaaatataaaaaaaaaaaaaattttcaaaatactttaaaagtaaaattttcaaaatactTTTTCCAGCATTGAAAATCATATTatcttaaattattaataataaataaaaaaaaaaaaaaaaaaaaagaagtaaattaataaaatgacaaaagattaatttttttttttttttttttcatttgttaaattatttttatttttttggtataagaaaatataaaaaaaacaatttttaatttaaaaataaaaattcaattgattaaaaaaataataaaattattgaaaaaagtaAAAGGTAAAGATTTGTTGGTagtttttaagatatttttaaaaaaaaaaaaataatttaaaaaatagaaaaaaaaaaaaaaaaatctaaaaaatgacaaaataaaagattttttttttttttttttttttccaataatAACATATACAaactttcaaaaaataatgaaactatttttattaattattaatttaatttatttgattaattattcaaattgTTCAACTATATTATTTgccaattttttttcatacgCAACAAGTGATTGTAGTGGAGAATCAATTGGATTTGgatattctttaaaaattgatgaatGTTTGGGTGCATTTCAACCATTTCAACAAgttgatgataatttttggaaaattgaatttaataaagaatcaaattcaataattacAACAAGATATAGTGAATggaattttaattgtaatggTTCAAGTGATACTcaacaatttattattggaaATAATGAATGTTCAATAATGCCAAATTTCACAGTGATTGAAACTGGTACAATCTCTGGTATGAGTGATATTTGGTATACTCGTGCTTCTATTAGTATTGGTAAACCAGAATATACACCAGGTTCCTTATTATCAGTTAGAGAatattataatgataattctaGAGGTAATTGTGATatgaataattttcaaaCTGCCGTTACCTACtctcaaaatttaaaactttccATTCAAGATACAAATGAATCAGAAACTTggttttgtaaaaataatgaagcACTCGAAAACTTTTGTGATTTCAATGGTAAAAATTGTCAAATATTCGATAATACCATATCATGCAATCCTTCAGAACAATCTGGAAACCAAAATTGGTATTGTGTAACACCTTGATTTGCTAACTCAAATaggaaataaattaattaataatttttaaaccacattattttttttttttttacttaaacacacaatttttttttttctaaataattttaattgataataagaattataatatatttgatttaatttgatcaataaatttttaaaaaggggaataattataattattaaagactcataaatattaaattaaattctctAACTgtatgattaaaaaaaaatgtaaaattgtaaatatcaAAGGAAATatgttaaataaaaataaataaataaaaaataaaaataaaaaatagattttggTGAATTTCAAACCCCACACACccaatctatttttataataattgtaattattttttttaatttctcaacAAACCACATACAATTGtgtgtaataaaaaaaagtaacgAAAATAGAAAAGTGTGAATTCGAACCCCCACCCATTTCgttcaatttaaattttatcttttttatttatttagttttacctgtttttattttattttatttttttcattattttttaattttttttaaatttcctttttttatttttatatttattattttatacaattaaataattacagAATAATTATGACAAAAGTTAAATTTATTGCATTAAAAAACTATATCAAAGGTGGATATCCACAAGAAAAGGATTTTGAAACAAAAGAAGTAGATTTAGATGAAACATTGGGTAATAATCAAATCCttgtaaaattgatttacatTTCAGTTGATCCATatgtaattattaaaaataagaaaaaaaaaaaaaaaaaaaaaaaaaaaaaaaaaaaaaaattatttaatttaatattaaaatttattttatattttaaattaatttaatttaaaaaggtTCGTGGAAGAATGAGTGAAGGTAAATCATATATTGATCCATTTAAGATTGGAGAACCAATTGAatgtggtggtgttggtaaaATTGAGAAATCAAATTGTAGCAAATGGAAAGTTGGTGATTACATTGCCAATAATCAATTCCCATGGAAAGAGAAATTTGTTACTGATGGTAATAACCCAGGTTGTTATAAAGCTGATAAGAACGCTGCTCCACTTCCATGTTATCTCTCTCTACTTGGTATGACTGGTATGACTGCCTATTGTGGTCTAACTGAAATCGGTGAACCAAAGAAAGGTGAAACATTGGTGGTGAGTGCTGGTTCTGGTGCCGTTGGTCAAATTGTTGGTCAAGTTGGTAAAATCATTGGTTGTAGAGTAATTGGTATTGCTGGATCGAAAGAAAAGTGTGATTTCATGACTAAGGAATTAAGATTCGATGTAGGTATCAATTATAAATCTCCAACTTACAAAGATGATATTGCAAAAGCTGTTGAGAAAACTGGTGTCGATATCTATTGGGAGAATGTTGGTGGTGAAATAACTGATGCAGTTTTGCCACATTTAAACAAATATGCACGTATTCCACTTTGTGGTGTAATCTCTTCCTACAATAAAACCGAATTGGATGTTGGCCCTCgtattcaaatttatctCTTGAAATCATCTGCAAAAATGCAAGGTTTCATTGTTTTTAACTACATTGATAAATTCCCTGCTGCCTCTAAACAATTGGCTGAATGGTATAATCAAGGTAAAATCAAAGATCaacattcaattaaaaaaggcCTTGACCAAGTTGTACCATCATTcctttcattatttaatagtGATCATCTTGgtaaaatgattattaaaattgctgatgaataaatattaaaatttatttttaaaaaaaaaaaaaaaaaaaaaaaagtgtgttaaaccattaattttataattttttttttgtaattaaataatttaaaaagataattgtaaatggggaaaatttataattcaaataattgtaattatttttttaatttttcctaCATCGTTTGCATTTTTCCCGCTGGGAAAttccattaaaaataaaaaaattcaaaaaaaaaatatctaaataaagatattatttggttattaaaaaatattggatattttttttcaaaaaaaaaaattaaagtgtTAAAGGTagtacaaaaaaataaagaaatcgattaaattgatatttttttttttcattaaaaacgagtttgtttttttttttcccaccCAGAGTGCGAAAGttggaaatatttttttttttttttttttttttttataagtttaacttttttttttttttattttctttttatttttttcttttcataatttttttatatttatttatttatttatttattttttaaaaaaaaaaatgaaaaggtTTTTcattgtaatattatttattttacttgTCTGCATTTTTAATGTAAAATCAGAAGAACAATTGGGGGAGATcgaaatatctaaaaatagtttttcaaTTGACACAAATGCCATCAATGTaagtattaataaaataaattgaaattatttatcaaaaaCTGGCAAAAAATTAAGCCCtttgtttcattttttattaatttttattttttttttttgacttttttctttttttttttttttttttttaatcccaAAGGCCGAAATTAATTATGTTATTGATAATAGTATAACcaaaccaaaattaatagTTACATTATTATCAGGGGATGTAAATAGCATAGAAGATATaacatcaatttcaaaagataaaTCAACCTTGACATTTGGtgatttttcatcattatcattaggCAATAAacaaagtaataataataatagaattgtATTAATGATAGCGACAATCACAGGttctttattattcattagatttaatattggttttaataaatcaacaacattaataattttaattattggtacaatctttttaattgggTCAAGTCATTCAATAACATTATCAGAAGTTTCAATTCGTATTGATATTAAAGTACCatcaacatttaaatttgaaaaattagattTGAAATTAGGTTCTGGTtcttcaaatattattggtttatcttcaaattcaatcaatattGATAgttgtttaaatttaaaagatcacaaaatcaatttatcagacacaacaattacatcagctttaaatatttgttcaactaaaaatattgatattaaaaatttaaaacaatcatcaaattctttaataaatttaaaaacaaattcaaatattactttaaattttggtgtaggtaattaattattatatataaaaaaaaaaaaaataataataataatacatactaaaaaaaaaaaaaaaatagaatggATATAGTGGTTTATTAGATATTTATagtaatagtttaaaaatCGATGAAGCTTGTGATATTAAAGTGGATGGTTTAAATACTACTGGTAGTTGTAATGAAGGTACTTCTTCTAAATTAGTTATCAATGCTAATGGAGTCACAATCACTGGTACTACTCCAACAACCACTCCAACAACCACTCCAACAACCACACCAACAACTACACCAACAACTACTCCAACAACTACTCCAACAACTACTCCAACAACTACTCCAACAACTACTCCAACAACTACTCCAACAACTACACCAACAactacaccaacaacaacaccaacaacaacaccaacaataaCTCCAACAACTACACCAACAACTACACCAACAACTACACCAACAGATTCATGtccaacaacatcaacatggAGACCAACAATGGCATCATCAAGTTCACCAAGTTCACCATCATTTTCAAGTGTAACACCAAtattagattttaattttgataaaagcAATTTAGGATTTAGATCAAGATATAAGTTCAATGAAAAAAGTATTTCAGATGGACCAAATGGTATTGCAAATTCattttctattaattttaatgaaaccTATTCACCAGATAGTAATTGGTTAATTTCAAAGATACCATCACCAGCATTAAGAGC encodes:
- a CDS encoding zinc-containing alcohol dehydrogenase (Similar to ADH), with translation MVLSKQIVLKNHIESGTPTLEDFEEKTFEFSIEELKNEEVVVKLEIVSPDPYMRGRMTTRKSYIPPFEIGKPIVGYAIGKVTKAGSASKYSVGDYIMGHLPWQSEFIYNSNSPYANKIDTTLAPLESFLSVLGMVGLTAYHGLKEIAEPKQGETMVISAAAGAVGQLVGQIGKIKGCRVVGIVGSEEKIKYIVDELGFDVGVNYNSPTYKDDIAKAIPNGVDIYWENVGGVVSDAIWPHLNKFARIPLCGVISQYNSTEKDVGPRIEGYLLKTSSKLQGFIVANYASKHAEALKELAQWYKSGQLKDRHTINNGFDQLVPSFLALFKGTNTGKMMVKL
- a CDS encoding zinc-containing alcohol dehydrogenase (Similar to ADH) — encoded protein: MTKVKFIALKNYIKGGYPQEKDFETKEVDLDETLGNNQILVKLIYISVDPYVRGRMSEGKSYIDPFKIGEPIECGGVGKIEKSNCSKWKVGDYIANNQFPWKEKFVTDGNNPGCYKADKNAAPLPCYLSLLGMTGMTAYCGLTEIGEPKKGETLVVSAGSGAVGQIVGQVGKIIGCRVIGIAGSKEKCDFMTKELRFDVGINYKSPTYKDDIAKAVEKTGVDIYWENVGGEITDAVLPHLNKYARIPLCGVISSYNKTELDVGPRIQIYLLKSSAKMQGFIVFNYIDKFPAASKQLAEWYNQGKIKDQHSIKKGLDQVVPSFLSLFNSDHLGKMIIKIADE